One Lachnospiraceae bacterium C1.1 genomic region harbors:
- the yidD gene encoding membrane protein insertion efficiency factor YidD, translated as MKIILIAMIRFYKKYISPYKSTKCPYIPSCSEYGLQAIEKYGALKGGALALWRIIRCNPFSKGGYDPVP; from the coding sequence ATGAAAATTATTTTAATCGCAATGATTAGGTTTTATAAAAAGTATATTTCTCCATATAAGTCAACAAAATGTCCGTATATTCCGTCTTGTTCGGAATACGGTCTTCAGGCTATAGAAAAATATGGCGCTCTTAAGGGTGGAGCGTTGGCTTTATGGAGAATCATAAGATGTAATCCTTTTTCTAAAGGAGGGTATGATCCCGTTCCTTAA
- a CDS encoding YidC/Oxa1 family membrane protein insertase, whose protein sequence is MSEGILLSQYSGAILGPIARVLGLILNAVFNVVPNVGIAIILFTVIIYLCLLPLTYKQQKFSKLSAKMNPEIQKVQAKYKGKQDQASMQRQNEEVQAIYRKYGVSPTGSCLQLLIQMPILFALYRVINSIPAYVTKIYEVLEGLSKNILSTEDGINVISNLETTQKVFAKYVSNNNFTGENAVESVMDILNRATSKEWDLIGQIQGLDLDVFNNARNGFESFNTFFGLNISNTPMYIIKDSFESGNFLLVIGAVLIPVLAALTQWINIFFMPQPSNSNSTDQTASMMKSMNLMMPLMSAFFCLSLPCGMGIYWISGAVIRSIEQIIINKRIDKMDIDSIIEKNIEKYNEKIKGKEGSSGKISANTSFDSNKSGSSSAADKDAAMAKAEEYYKNHSKPGSISAKANMVKQFNERNKK, encoded by the coding sequence TTGTCAGAAGGAATACTGCTTTCACAATATTCCGGAGCAATTCTTGGACCTATAGCTAGAGTACTTGGACTTATACTTAATGCTGTTTTCAATGTTGTTCCTAACGTTGGTATTGCCATTATCCTTTTCACTGTAATCATATATCTTTGTCTGCTTCCTTTAACTTACAAGCAGCAGAAGTTTTCAAAACTTTCAGCAAAGATGAACCCTGAAATTCAGAAGGTTCAGGCTAAATACAAGGGAAAACAGGATCAGGCATCAATGCAGCGTCAGAATGAAGAGGTTCAGGCGATTTATCGTAAGTATGGTGTATCACCTACGGGTAGTTGTCTGCAGCTTCTCATACAGATGCCTATTTTATTTGCACTTTACAGGGTTATCAACAGTATCCCTGCTTATGTAACAAAAATATATGAGGTTCTTGAAGGTCTTTCTAAAAATATTCTTTCCACAGAAGATGGAATTAATGTAATCTCGAACCTTGAAACAACACAGAAAGTTTTTGCAAAATATGTCAGCAATAACAACTTTACAGGAGAGAATGCTGTAGAGTCCGTTATGGATATCTTAAACAGAGCAACTTCTAAAGAATGGGATCTTATCGGACAGATTCAGGGTCTTGATCTTGATGTATTTAATAATGCAAGAAATGGATTTGAGAGTTTTAATACATTTTTCGGATTGAATATCTCAAATACACCTATGTATATCATCAAGGATTCTTTTGAATCCGGAAATTTCCTTCTTGTGATAGGTGCTGTACTTATACCTGTTCTTGCTGCACTTACACAGTGGATAAATATTTTCTTTATGCCGCAGCCATCTAATTCAAATAGTACAGATCAGACTGCAAGCATGATGAAATCAATGAATCTGATGATGCCTCTTATGTCAGCATTTTTCTGTTTAAGCCTTCCCTGTGGTATGGGTATTTACTGGATAAGCGGTGCTGTTATCAGAAGTATCGAGCAGATCATCATCAATAAGAGAATTGATAAAATGGATATTGATTCAATTATTGAAAAAAATATCGAGAAGTATAATGAAAAGATCAAGGGCAAAGAAGGATCCAGTGGGAAAATCTCTGCAAATACTTCATTCGATTCAAATAAGAGCGGAAGTTCTTCAGCAGCTGATAAAGATGCAGCTATGGCTAAAGCAGAAGAGTATTATAAAAATCACTCAAAGCCCGGTAGTATTTCTGCAAAGGCAAATATGGTAAAGCAGTTTAATGAGCGTAATAAAAAATAA
- the jag gene encoding RNA-binding cell elongation regulator Jag/EloR, which translates to MDFIEVSGKSLEDAITEACNKLSVSSEHLEYEIVDLGTSGFLGFNSKPTIIKAKVKDGFEPAKEEKKDNVVDNIDPSSLVVENVPAASNVDFGDIDSIKSKVDKFLVDVFNAMKMSVETKIDFDAEESTLNIDIEGTDMGILIGKRGQTLDSLQYLISLIVNKGNGNYIRVKVDTENYRARRQKTLENLAKNLSFKVKRTKRPVSLEPMNPYERRIIHSALQNDRYVTTHSEGEEPFRRVVISLKK; encoded by the coding sequence ATGGACTTTATTGAAGTTTCGGGTAAATCTCTTGAAGATGCTATCACTGAGGCATGTAATAAACTTTCTGTATCATCAGAACATCTTGAATATGAGATTGTAGATCTTGGTACATCCGGTTTTCTTGGATTTAACAGTAAGCCTACAATTATTAAGGCAAAGGTTAAAGATGGTTTTGAACCTGCCAAAGAAGAGAAGAAAGATAATGTTGTTGATAATATAGATCCTTCTTCTTTAGTTGTTGAAAATGTTCCGGCAGCTTCAAACGTAGATTTTGGAGATATTGACAGTATAAAGTCAAAGGTTGATAAATTTCTCGTTGATGTTTTCAATGCAATGAAAATGTCAGTTGAAACGAAAATTGACTTTGATGCTGAAGAGTCAACATTGAATATTGATATTGAAGGAACTGATATGGGTATCCTTATTGGTAAAAGAGGACAGACACTTGATTCACTTCAGTATCTTATAAGCCTGATTGTAAATAAGGGCAACGGAAATTATATCAGAGTTAAGGTTGATACCGAAAACTATAGAGCAAGAAGACAGAAGACACTTGAGAATCTTGCTAAAAATCTTTCATTTAAGGTAAAGAGAACTAAGAGACCTGTTTCTCTTGAACCTATGAATCCGTATGAGAGAAGAATAATTCATTCTGCACTTCAGAATGACAGATATGTTACTACACATTCAGAAGGTGAAGAGCCATTCAGAAGAGTAGTTATAAGTCTGAAAAAATAA
- the mnmE gene encoding tRNA uridine-5-carboxymethylaminomethyl(34) synthesis GTPase MnmE: MESDTITAIATAVSPAGIGIVRISGEEAFEIAERIFKNKDGKGFDLINFESHTVHYGFIFDGDNMIDEVLLTIFRAPRSYTAEDTIEINCHGGPYILKRVLDTVIKYGARLADPGEFTRRAFMNGRIDLTEAESVMELISSKNEFSRNNSLKTLRGSVYRKISEIRDKILHEAAFIEAALDDPEHYSLEDYSDKLISTAEDLRKDIDRLIYRSGSGRLMSEGISTVIVGKPNVGKSSLLNMLLQEERAIVTEIAGTTRDTVEAPLRIGNIILNIVDTAGIHDTTDIVESIGVDKARKIANDADLILYVIDSSIPLDDDDDSIIELIHGRKTIVILNKSDLKAEVREEDISEMLECPVVSVSTLNEDGVDELEKTITDMFFNDSFDDKNEVYITNNRQIEALKRASKSLGFVIQSIKNSMSEDLYSSDLMDAYSFLGEIIGEDTDDDLADRIFSDFCMGK, encoded by the coding sequence ATGGAATCAGATACAATTACAGCAATTGCAACAGCAGTTTCTCCAGCCGGAATTGGTATAGTAAGAATTAGTGGAGAAGAAGCTTTTGAAATAGCAGAAAGAATTTTTAAGAATAAAGATGGAAAAGGTTTTGACTTGATAAATTTTGAAAGTCATACTGTACACTATGGTTTTATTTTTGATGGAGATAATATGATCGATGAGGTACTTTTGACAATCTTCAGAGCACCAAGATCATATACAGCAGAAGATACCATAGAAATAAATTGCCATGGTGGTCCATATATTTTAAAAAGAGTTCTTGATACTGTTATTAAGTACGGAGCGAGGCTGGCTGATCCAGGTGAATTTACCAGAAGAGCATTTATGAATGGAAGAATTGATTTAACAGAGGCAGAATCTGTCATGGAATTAATTTCTTCAAAAAATGAATTTTCAAGGAATAATTCATTAAAAACTTTGCGTGGAAGTGTTTATAGAAAAATATCGGAGATCAGGGATAAGATTTTACATGAAGCTGCATTTATAGAAGCAGCATTAGATGATCCTGAACATTACAGTTTGGAAGATTATTCAGATAAACTTATTTCAACAGCAGAAGATTTAAGAAAAGATATTGACAGACTTATATATAGATCCGGAAGCGGAAGATTAATGAGTGAAGGAATAAGTACTGTTATAGTTGGAAAACCTAATGTTGGAAAATCTTCACTTTTGAATATGCTTTTACAGGAAGAGAGAGCAATTGTTACAGAAATTGCCGGAACAACAAGAGATACTGTTGAAGCACCATTAAGAATTGGAAATATTATTTTAAATATTGTTGATACGGCTGGAATTCATGATACTACAGATATTGTTGAAAGTATTGGCGTAGATAAGGCGAGAAAAATTGCAAATGATGCTGATCTTATATTATATGTAATTGATTCTTCAATCCCTTTGGATGATGATGATGATTCAATTATAGAGTTAATACATGGAAGAAAAACAATTGTTATTTTGAATAAATCTGATCTAAAGGCTGAAGTCAGAGAAGAAGATATTTCGGAAATGCTTGAATGCCCTGTAGTTTCTGTCTCTACATTAAATGAAGATGGTGTAGATGAGCTTGAAAAAACAATTACAGATATGTTCTTCAATGATTCTTTCGATGATAAAAACGAGGTTTACATAACTAATAATAGACAAATTGAAGCATTAAAAAGGGCTTCAAAGAGTCTGGGCTTTGTTATTCAGAGCATTAAAAATTCGATGAGTGAAGATTTATATTCTTCTGATTTGATGGATGCTTATTCTTTCCTTGGTGAGATAATAGGAGAGGATACTGACGATGATCTTGCAGACAGAATTTTTAGTGACTTTTGTATGGGTAAGTAA